A single genomic interval of Lathyrus oleraceus cultivar Zhongwan6 chromosome 7, CAAS_Psat_ZW6_1.0, whole genome shotgun sequence harbors:
- the LOC127100742 gene encoding glycylpeptide N-tetradecanoyltransferase 1 produces MVDSNTSSGSPEETQNPIPDGNAPSESDLALDNLAQKVQESLSLDQRHKFWETQPVGQFKDIGNPALPEGPIEPPTALSEVKQEPYNLPNLYEWVTCDIHDEQMCDEIYTLLANNYVEDDENMFRFNYSKEFLRWALQPPGYFTSWHIGVRVKTSKKMVAFITGVPARIRVRDEVVSMAEINFLCVHKKLRTKRLAPVMIKEVTRRVHLENIWQAAYTAGVILPTPVATCQYWHRSLNPKKLIDVGFSRLGARMTMSRTIKLYKLPESTVTPGFRKMEIHDVPAVTRLIRNYLSHFIVAPDFDENDVEHWLLPRENVVDSYLVESPETHEVTDFCSFYTLPSSILGNANYSNLKAAYSFYNVSTATPLLQLMNDALIVAKQKDFDVFNALDVMQNETFLKELKFGPGDGKLHYYLYNYRVRQALKSSELGLVLL; encoded by the coding sequence ATGGTTGATAGCAATACTTCCTCTGGGTCGCCTGAAGAGACTCAAAATCCCATTCCAGATGGGAATGCACCTTCTGAAAGTGATCTTGCATTGGATAACCTAGCACAAAAAGTTCAAGAATCTCTATCGCTTGACCAAAGACATAAATTTTGGGAAACACAACCGGTTGGGCAGTTTAAGGATATAGGAAACCCTGCTTTGCCGGAAGGTCCTATTGAACCTCCAACCGCCTTATCTGAGGTCAAACAGGAACCGTACAACCTTCCTAATCTTTATGAATGGGTTACTTGTGACATTCATGACGAGCAGATGTGTGATGAGATATACACCCTTCTTGCTAATAATTATGTTGAGGATGATGAGAACATGTTTAGGTTTAACTATTCGAAGGAGTTTCTGCGCTGGGCTTTGCAACCTCCTGGATACTTCACGAGTTGGCATATTGGTGTCCGTGTTAAAACTTCCAAGAAGATGGTTGCTTTTATAACTGGTGTCCCTGCTCGAATCCGAGTTCGTGATGAGGTTGTTAGTATGGCAGAAATTAATTTTCTGTGTGTTCACAAGAAGCTTCGAACAAAGAGGCTTGCTCCTGTCATGATCAAAGAGGTGACCAGGAGGGTGCACTTGGAGAATATATGGCAAGCAGCATACACTGCTGGGGTTATTCTTCCTACACCGGTGGCAACTTGCCAATACTGGCACAGGTCTTTGAACCCCAAGAAGCTAATTGATGTTGGTTTCTCTCGGCTTGGTGCACGGATGACAATGAGTAGGACTATCAAGCTTTACAAGCTACCAGAATCAACCGTCACACCAGGGTTTCGAAAGATGGAAATCCACGATGTTCCTGCAGTTACGAGGCTAATTAGGAATTATTTGAGCCATTTTATTGTTGCACCTGATTTCGACGAAAATGATGTCGAGCATTGGCTTCTTCCAAGGGAGAATGTTGTCGATAGTTATCTGGTTGAAAGTCCTGAAACTCATGAAGTCACTGACTTTTGTAGTTTTTACACACTTCCCTCTTCTATCCTTGGCAACGCAAATTATTCAAATTTGAAAGCAGCATATTCATTCTACAACGTTTCAACTGCAACCCCTTTGCTTCAGCTGATGAATGACGCTCTCATTGTAGCAAAACAGAAGGATTTTGATGTTTTCAACGCTTTGGATGTCATGCAAAACGAAACCTTCTTGAAGGAGCTGAAGTTTGGACCTGGCGATGGTAAACTTCATTATTATCTTTACAACTACCGAGTAAGGCAAGCGTTGAAGTCATCAGAGCTTGGGCTTGTGCTTCTGTAG
- the LOC127100743 gene encoding protein VASCULATURE COMPLEXITY AND CONNECTIVITY, which translates to MEKKVVAVCCVVGFLGLLSAATAFAAEATRIKGYQIQFVSPNQCTYPRSPALPLGLTAALSLMISQILINLSTGCICCRRNLRIPDASWTVALACFVLSWFTYLIAFLLLLTGAALNDQRGEESLYFGTYYCYVVKPGVFAGGAMLSLASVAFGIIYYITIMEGKNASNAFGNSSNPNQGNIAMGQPQIPTQTSQDPVFVHEDTYVRRQFT; encoded by the exons atGGAGAAAAAAGTTGTGGCTGTGTGCTGCGTTGTGGGCTTCTTAGGGCTCTTATCAGCTGCAACTGCCTTTGCTGCTGAAGCAACAAGGATTAAg GGCTATCAAATTCAGTTTGTCTCGCCAAATCAGTGCACGTATCCTCGAAGTCCAGCTCTACCTCTTGGTTTAACTGCGGCGCTGTCTCTTATGATTTCTCAAATTCTCATAAATCTTTCAACTGGATGCATTTGTTGCAGAAGAAATTTGCGAATCCCTGATGCCAGTTGGACGGTGGCACTGGCCTGCTTTGTTTTATCCTG GTTCACATATTTAATTGCATTTCTCCTGTTGCTAACCGGTGCTGCACTGAACGATCAGCGTGGCGAAGAGAGTCTATACTTTGGAACCTACTACTGTTATGTTGTCAAACCTGGAGTGTTTGCTGGTGGCGCAATGCTATCTCTTGCAAGTGTTGCGTTTGGAATTATCTATTACATTACCATAATGGAGGGAAAGAATGCTAGCAATGCTTTTGGTAATTCCTCAAACCCTAATCAAGGGAATATAGCCATGGGACAACCACAGATTCCAACTCAAACCAGTCAAGACCCGGTATTCGTGCACGAAGACACGTACGTCAGGCGACAGTTCACATGA